Genomic DNA from Leptotrichia wadei:
ATTTAACAAAGGGACAAAATCTCTTATTACTAAATTTCTATTTTTTTTAATTAATAAATTTAAAATAAATCAACTATTATGGATTGTTTTTTATAAATTATATGAAACAATCCTTTTTATATTACTTTTCTCCAATACAAGGCTCCATTCGTTTAAAATTTTTCTAATTTACTTTGTCTACCTCTAAAATATATCGAATACTAACTTAGTTAGAAGAACAAAAAACTGTATTTTATTTATTTTATAATAAGAAATCTAAATTTTTTATTTAAAAAATTCATACAAAATCTAACATTTAAATAAGAAATATTATAAATAGTAAGCTCATAACAAATTCAAAAATTTATGATATATATAATTAAAATAAGATAAATAAATTTTTTTTATCCTAATTAATAGTATAAAAAATCTAAAAATTCGGAAAAATAGGGAACTATGAAATTATATATTTTTTTTATGAAACTTGAAAAACACAAAATATTGTGTTATCATTATGTTATAAAAACAATATATAGTGTTTTAGGTAAAAAAACCTGAATGAATTAGATATGTTTAGAGGGATAAGGGAAATTGATGGTTTGCAGAAAAGTGGAAAAGTATGAAAGTAAAAATAAGGGAGGAATAAAAATGCAACCACAATTAACAGAAAATTTAAAAAATATAATAGCAGGAATAGTGAATGTTGAAAGCAACGATACTTGCAATGAAAATGCTAATATGTCTTCAATGACACCAGCGGGACAAATGATGAAATTTGCAAGTGAAGTATCAAAAATTTACGCTTTGGAAAATTTAGTTTCACCAAGATTCAAAAAAGCTCATGAAAAAGGGCTCATTCATATTCATGATTTGGATTTTTATTCCAGTAAAACTACAACTTGCCTGCAATATGACTTGGCAGATATGTTTGAAAATGGTTTTTATACTAAGCATGGTTACATTAGGGAAGCACAAAGTATTTCCACTTATGCAACACTTGCTACCATTATTTTTCAAACAAATCAAAATGAACAGCATGGAGGACAAGCAATACCAGCATTTGACTTCTATATGGCAAAAGGTGTGCTAAAATCATTTAGACGTCACTTGAAAAGAAGAATTTTGAGCTTCGTAGAAATAAAAAATGGAGTGGAAATTACACAAGAATATGAAAAAAATGCTAAAGAATTTTTGAAAAAAAATGTTTCTTCAATTAAATGCAATGAAAATGAAATCAAATTACTGGAAGAATACTTTAAAATAAATAGAGATGATTTAATTAAATTGCTAGTTGAGGCTTATGATGATACTCAAAATGAAACTTATCAAGCAATGGAAGGATTTTTACATAATTTGAACACAATGCACTCTCGTGGTGGAAATCAAGTTGTCTTTTCTTCAATAAATTATGGAACTGACACCTCAGAAGAAGGTAGAATGGTTATCCGTGAATTATTAAAGGCGACATCAAGCGGACTCGGTAAAAATGAAACTCCAATTTTTCCGATACAAATTTTTAAGGTAAAGGAAGGGCTTAATTATTCTGACAATGACTATGAACTAGCTAGAAGCGACTTTGATGGAATTTTGGAAACTGTAAAAAAACAAAAAATTTCTTATGACGATAATTCAGAAAATAAAAAATCACTTTTTGAAACACCAAATTTTGACTTGTTATTATTGTCTTGTGAAACTTCAAGCAGAAGATTATTTCCAAACTTTGTATTTCTGGATTCTGAATTTAACAGACACGAAAAATGGAGAATGGATGATCCAGAAAGATACAAATATGAAATCGCAACAATGGGTTGCCGAACACGTGTATTTGAAAATATAAATGGGGAAAAAACTAGTCTTGGACGTGGAAACTTGTCCTTTACAAGTATTAATTTCCCTAGAATTGCAATTTTAACTAGAAAAAATGTAGAAAAAGAAATCGCAGAAATGGAAAAGGATGGAAAATTTGCGAATGAAGAAGAAAAAAATAATAAAAAAGTTGAACTTTTAACAGAAGAATTTCAAAAAAGAGTGCTTGAAGCAACATATTTAGTTGGAGATCAACTTTATGAACGTTACAATTTCCAAAGAACAGCTTTGGCAAAACAATTTCCATTTATGAGAAGCAATAATTTATGGAAAGGGCTTGGAGAAAAAGATGGAAATGATGAAGTTGGAGATGCGATAAATACAGGTTCTCTTTCAATTGGTTTTGTTGGAGGGGCAAATGCGATGTATGCTTTATTTGATGCAGAACACGGAACAAGTGAAGTTGCTTATAAGGTGCTTTATGATACGATTGAAAAAATGGGTGCAGTTGCAGATGAATTTAGAGATAAGTATCATTTGAATTATTCAATTTTGGCAACTCCGGCAGAAAGTTTGGCAGGAAGATTTTTACGTATTGATAGAGATGAATTTGGAGTAATTAAAAATGTCACAGATAGGGATTATTATGTAAATTCATTTCATATTGATGTAAAAAAGGAAATTAGCCTTTTTGATAAAATTAGAAAGGAAGCTCCATTTCATAAATTGACAAAAGGTGGACATATTACCTATGTGGAATTAGATGGGGAAGCACGAAAAAATATGGGTGTTATGTTAAAAATTGTAAAAGTTATGAAGGACTCTGGAATTGGCTATGGTTCAATAAATCATCCAGTTGACAGATGCAGAGATTGTGGAACCGAAGCAATAATTTATGATAAATGCCCAATTTGTGGAAGTCATAATATTTCTAGAATTAGAAGAATAACAGGCTATCTGACAGGAGATTTAGACAGCTGGAATAGCGCTAAGCAAGCTGAAGAACACGACAGAGTAAAACATGGTATAAAATAAATATATTATATAACAGTGAGGTAATTTAAGGTGAATAAACTAAAGACAGAAAAAGAAAAAATTTTAGAAAAAAATTTTTCAAAAACTCCAAAAAATGATTTTACACTAAAAATCTTAACAACTTACAAGGAAACAATCGTTGACGGTATCGGTCTTCGTTATTCACTTTACTTTGCTGGCTGTTCTCATGCCTGCCCTGGGTGCCATAACGAGTATTCATGGAATCCAAATCACGGAAATACTTTAACTTATGAAATTTTAGAAAAAATTGCCAAGGAAATAAACGAAAATACTCTTCTTGATGGAATTACAATAAGTGGTGGTGATCCCCTCTTTAATCCAGTAGATATGTTAAAAGTCCTGAAGTTCTTAAAGGAAAAGACTGGAAAGAATATATGGCTTTATACGGGTTATACGATTGAACAGATTCGTTGTGATGATTTACGAAAGAAATGTCTTGAATATGTAGATGTGCTAGTTGATGGACGGTTTGTAAAGGAACTTTATGATCCGAAAATAAAATTTAGGGGAAGCAGTAATCAGAGAATTATAAAAAAAGAAGATTTTTTTATTAAATAGATTTATTCAATAATTTTATAAAGATAAATTTTAAATTAATGGATAAATCTATTTTTTTAAATAAAATTTCAAAAAAACAGTATATTTCATATTCTCATATCAAAAGAAAAATTAATGTAAAAATATATAGAAAAAACTTAAAAATAATGATAAAATACTTATATAAGATTATGTTTTATAAAAAAAATTTAATATATAGAGGTGAAAAGTGAAGGAAAAAATTATTATTATCGATTTTGGTTCACAATATAGCCAGCTAATTGCTAGAAGAATTAGAGAAATGGAAGTTTATTGTGAAATTGTGCCTTTAATTGATATTGAAAAAATAAAAACTGGGAAAGAAAAGGTAAAAGGAATTATATTTTCTGGAGGACCTGCCTCAGTTTACGAAAAAGATGCTCCAACTGTAAATCCTGAAGTATTTAACCTAAATCTTCCTATCTTGGGAATCTGTTACGGAATGCAGTTAATTACGCATTTAAATGGCGGAAAAGTTGAAAAGGCTGATTCGAGGGAATTTGGAAAGGCTGTATTGGAAGTGAAAAACAATGATAATCCATTGTTCATAGGAGTTAAAAAATCTTCTAACATCTGGATGAGCCACAATGACCACATCACAGAATTGCCAAAAGGTTTTGAAGTAATTGCAAAAACAGATTCTTCAATTGCAGCAATTACAAATAACAATGGAATTTATGCATTGCAATTCCATCCAGAGGTGGTTCATTCTGAATGTGGAACTCAAATTTTGGAAAATTTTGTATTTAACATTTGTAAATGTGAAAAAAATTGGAAAATTTCAAATTTTATTGCCGAAAAGACAAAATTTATAAAGGAAACTGTTGGAGATGAGCACGTGCTTCTTGCACTTTCTGGAGGTGTAGATTCATCAGTTGCCGCAGTTCTTATTAACAATGCGATTGGACATCAGCTTACTTGCATGTTTGTAGATACTGGACTTTTGAGAAAAGATGAAGGCAAAAAAGTATTGGAGTACTACAAGGAACATTTTGACTTGAATATTGTATTTGTTGATGCAAAAGACAGATTTCTAAATAAATTAAAAGGTGTGGATGAACCTGAAGCTAAAAGAAAAATTATTGGAAACGAATTTATTGAAGTGTTTAATGAAGAAATTAGAAAACTTAAAGGTCAAGAAGGTGCAAAATTTTTGGCACAGGGAACAATTTATCCAGATGTTATTGAATCCCAATCTATAAAAGGACCTTCCCACACAATAAAATCCCATCACAATGTTGGAGGATTGCCAGAAGACTTGCAATTTGAGTTATTAGAACCTTTGAAGGAATTATTTAAGGATGAAGTTAGAAAAGTAGGACACGAACTTGGACTTCCTGACACAATTATAAAAAGACATCCATTCCCAGGTCCAGGACTTGGAATCCGTGTAATTGGGGAAGTAACACCTGATAAAGTAAAAATTCTTCAGGAAGCTGATGATATTTTCATTACTGAATTGATGGAAAAAGGGCTTTATGATAAAGTAGATCAAGCATTTGTAACATTGTTACCTGTAAAAACAGTCGGAGTAATGGGAGATCAAAGAACTTATGAATTTGTAGCCGCTATTCGTTCAGTAAATACAATTGACTTTATGACAGCTACTTGGTCAAAATTGCCTTATGAATTTTTGGAAGAAGTGTCAAACAAGATTATAAACAAAGTAAATGGAATCAATAGAATTGTTTATGATATTTCTTCTAAACCACCTGGAACAATTGAGTGGGAATAATCTAATTTATAATTAAAATAAAATTTTATCATACAAACAAAAAATTAATATCAAATTAATTTTAGGCATTCTAAAAACTAAATTTTTTGTGGTATAAATAAAGCAATAAGAGTAAAAAGGAGATATAAAAATGAAAAATTTAAAAATTACAGTAAGTGCAATGATGGTCATTATGTCTATTTCTGGAATGTCAGCAAGCTTTAGATTCTTTAAAAAGAAAAATAATGATGATAATAATAAACCAGCTGCAACAGTTCCAGCACCTACAAAAGCATCAGCAAATTCAGCTTCACAATTTTGTGTTGATAAAGGTGGAAAATCTGTTACTGTAAAAAGTAGTAAAGGTAACTATGGTATTTGTATGTTAAAAGATGGCACAGCTGTAGAAGAATGGGAATACTATAGACAACATAATACCCCAAGAAATACTGAAGCAGCAGTAATTGGAATGCCAAATCCAGCTTCAAAATTCTGTGTTGATAAAGGTGGAAAATCTGTTACTGAAAAAGATAAAAATGGAAATGAAAGAGGGGTATGTAGATTTAATAACGGTACAAAAGTTGACGAATGGGATTACTACAGAGAAAATAATTAATTTAAACTTATTAACTAAAAGATGGCAAGTTTTTTAATTTGCCATTTTTTTATAAAACAAGGGGCTCTTTATCCCCTTGTTACCATATCTCAATTTCTTATTTTTCACTTTGTTTTTTCAATGCCGCTTTTATCCATCCTGTAAATAATGGATGAGGACGGTTTGGACGGCTCTTAAATTCTGGATGGTATTGTGAAGCTATGAAATATGGGTGATCCTTTATTTCGATTACTTCTACATAATTTCCATCTGGAGATAATCCTACAATGTCCATTCCTGCTTTTTCAAATTCTTCTCTGTAGGCATTATTAAATTCATATCTATGTCTATGTCTTTCAGCAATTTCAGTTTTTCCATAAACTTCTGCAGCTAAGCTATCTTCCTTCAATACACAAGGATATGCTCCTAGACGCATTGTTCCTCCCATATCTTTAAGCCCTTTTTGCTCTTCCATAAGACTGATAACTGGATAATCTGTGTCCTTATCAAATTCTGTAGAAGTAGCATCTTTATAACCAAGCACGTTTCTTGCAAATTCCACACAAGCCATTTGCATTCCAAGACAAATTCCAAAAAATGGAATATTATTTTCTCTTGCAAATTTAATTGCCTCAACTTTTCCATCAATTCCCCTATCACCAAATCCTCCTGGTACTAGAATTCCATCATAATCTGCCAATTTTCTCACATCAAATTCTCCAGCCTTGAAATAATCAATTTCAACTTTTGTATCAAGATTAAATCCAGCATGTTCTATTGATTCATGAATACTTATATAGGCATCCTTTAATTCAATATATTTTCCAACAACTGCTACTTTTATAAGTTTTTTAGGATTTTTGAATTTTTCCACCATTTTAGTCCATTCAATTAATAGCGGTTTTTTATTTTTTATTTTAAAATGTTTACAAATTACATCTGCAAGTCCTAATTTTTCCATAGTTAATGGTATTTCGTAAAGACTTTCTGCATCTAATGATTCAATAACTGCTTCTTCATCAATATCACAGAAAAGTGAAATTTTTTTCTTAATATTCTCATCAACAGGATGTTCACTTCTCACTACAATTACATCAGGCGAGATTCCAAGCCCTTGAAGCATTTTTACACTATGTTGTGTAGGTTTTGTCTTTAATTCTCCTGCTGCTTTTAAATATGGTAACAATGTTACGTGAATATAAGCGATATTTTCTCTTCCAACTTCTCTCTTTAATTGACGAATTGCTTCAATAAACGGATCGCTTTCTATATCTCCAATAGTTCCACCAATTTCAGTAATTACAATGTCAGAATTATTTTCTTCAGCTGCTTTTATAACATTATACTTAATTTCATCTGTCACGTGAGGTACTGTTTGTACTGTTCCACCTAGAAACTCTCCACGACGTTCTTTTGCAATAATTTTTGACATAATTTTTCCTGTTGTCAAATTATTATATTTTGTCAGATTTTCATTGATAAATCTTTCATAATGCCCCAAATCCAAATCAGTTTCTGCTCCATCTTCTGTAACAAAAACTTCTCCATGCTGATAAGGACTCATAGTTCCTGGATCCACATTTATATATGGATCAAATTTTTGGATTGTAACTTTATATCCCCGCTCCTTTAATAGTCTTCCTAATGAAGAAGCCACAATCCCTTTTCCAAGCGATGAAACAACTCCACCTGTAACAAAAATATATTTTGTTGTACTTTGTTTATCCATTTTTCCTCCTAATTTTGTTTCACATATATATTAATTTTTATTTATTCTTGGCAATTTACTGAAATATCATTTTACTCTTTAAATATTGTTCAATAACTTTTTTTATCTAACAAATATCGATATTTTTTTACTTCAAAACATTTTTCTAAACTTTAACTATACAGTTTCTAAATAAATATATTAATTTTAAATTTTTATTTTATCATATTTTTTAACAAAATCTAGTATAAATTTTATTCTAAATTCATTAATTAATAATTATTTTTTTTTCACAAAAAAAGATGAAAAAAAAAATTTTCACCTTTTTAAACAAAATTCTTTTACATTGTTTTAAAGTAAAGGAAATATCTCAAATTTTGAAATAAACTTGAGATAAGTCCAAATTTAACTTTTTGTTTTATATTTTATTATCTTGCAGCTCCAGCTTTGTAAGCTCCATTTGATCCAAATACATTTCTAATTTTATCTTTATAGTATTCTTTTATGTAGTCTTTTGCAGGTCCTAAATATTTTCTAGGGTCAAATTCTCCTGGCTTTTTAGCGAATACTTCTCTGATTCCTGCTGTGAAGGCTAATCTTCCATCAGTATCTACGTTAATTTTAGCTACTGCTGATTTAGCGGCTTTTCTTAATTCTGAATCAGGGATACCAATTGCATCTGCAATATCTCCACCATATTGGTTGATCATTTCAACAAATTGATGTGGCACTGCTGAAGAACCGTGTAATACGATTGGGAATCCTGGAATTCTTTTTTCAATTTCAGCTAAGATATCTAATCTTAATTTAGGATCTTCACCTGGTTTAAATTTGTGAGCTCCGTGAGAAGTTCCGATTGCGATTGCTAATGAATCAACACCAGTTTTAGATACGAAATCTTCAACTTCTTCAGGTTGAGTGTAAATGTGTTCAGCTGCTTTTACATCATCTTCGATTCCAGCTAAAACTCCTAATTCAGCTTCAACTGTAACATCGTGTTGGTGAGCGAAATCAGCAACTTGTCTTGCTTCTGCTACGTTTTCATCGTAAGGGTGGTGAGAACCATCATACATTACTGATGAGAATCCATATTCAACACAATCTTTTGCTTCAGCAAAATTTGGACCATGATCCAAGTGTAATGCTACTGGAATGTCTGATCCAGAAGCTTCTACATAAGCTGTTGCAGCTTTTGCAATCCAAGGTAACATTTCTTTACCAATGTATTTTCTTGCACCTGTTGATACTTGAAGAATTACTGGCGAACCTTCTTCAACACATGCTTCAATAATTCCTTGCAATTGTTCCATGTTGTTAAAGTTAAACGCAGGTACTGCATACCCTTCTTTGTTTGCTTTAGCAAACATTTCTTTAGTGTTTACTAATCCTAAATCTTTGTAATGATATTTCATTATTACGCCTCCTAATATTTATTAATTAGATTAACTTCTTTAATTATATGTTACCAAATTTTTGTATAAAAATCAATAGAAAACAAAAAATAATTATAAAATTATCAATTTATTTTATTTTGTTCTATTAAATCTTCTACAGTCATTCCCTTTCTAAGTACATTTTTATCTGTAAATCCTGGAATCCCGTCAATTCTTCCACGTTTTGAAACTTGCCAGATTATCCACCTGTTATCTTCTTTTATTTTAGGAAAATATTTATAGTCTGTAATCCATATTTTATTTTTAGGAAATTCATTTTTTATATAGGCATTATAAGTGTTGTAATTTACATAAAAAATTACTCTTTTCTTATAATGTTCTTCAAGTTTATCGACCATTTCCTCTAAATTTTTTACTACATCCTTTTTTTTATATTTCTTTGTAGATATTTCCAAGTCAATAATTGGCGGTAATGTTTTATCAGAAGCTGAAACTTTACTTATATAAAAATCTGCTTGTGCTGTTCCACTGCTTGTCATTGTAAAAAAATGATATGCCCCAACCACAAAACCATTTAATCTAGCATTATTCCAATTATACAAAAAATCCGTATCAAGAAAATTCTGTCCCTCTGTTGCCTTTAAAATAATAAATTTATATTTTGGATCTACACGAGTCCAATTTACCTTTTCCTGATGGTGTGAAATATCCAGTCCTTGCGTTTTATAGCCTGCCATATGTGCTAAAATTTCATTATGGTACAAATATCCACTAATTTCCAAAAATCCTGCTAAACCTCCAACAATTATTACAATTATCAAAAATTTTATAAATTTTTCCATATCCTCTCCATTCAGTTATTTAATAACAAAATTCTTTCAAAGTCACTCAAAATTGCCCAAAGTTTTTAAAATATACTCATTTTTTACATCAAACTTCTTCAAATCAGACAGACTTGTATTTTAATAAATTATAATTTCCAAGTTTAATTTTAATAACCTTACTCTAACTTTTGCATTATTGAGCTTAATTTTTGAGCAGTTTTGACAGTTTAGGAAAAAATCAAATTAATTTGATATTTAATTTATAGTTTTTGTTATTTTATAACTGTCATTCCACCCATGTAAGGTACTAAAACTTCAGGAATTACAATACTTCCATCATCTTGTTGGTAATTTTCCATAATTGCAAGTAATGTTCTTCCTACTGCAAGTCCTGAACCATTTAATGTGTGTACAAAGTGACTTTTTTTAGTTTCTTTATCACGATATTTAATCATAGCTCTTCTAGCTTGGAAATCTTCTGTATTTGAACAAGATGAAATTTCTCTGTATTTATTTTGACTAGGCACCCAAACTTCCAAATCATAAGTTTTTGCCGCACTAAATCCTATATCTCCACTGCAAAGTGAAATCACTCTATATGGTAAATTCAATTTCTGCAAGATTTTTTCTGCACTATTTACCATTGATTCAAGTTCATCATAAGAAGTTTCAGGTTTTACAATTTTTACCATTTCAACTTTATTAAATTGATGTTGACGAATTAGTCCTTTTAAATCACGTCCACCTGAACCAGCTTCTTTTCTAAAACAAGCTGTATATCCACAGTAATGTTTAGGCAATTCTTCTTCATCTAAAATTTCTCCATTATGTAAATTTGTAAGTGTTACTTCTGCTGTTGGGATTAAATACATTTCTTCCCCTTCGATTTTATAAGCATCTTCAGCAAATTTAGGAAGTTGTCCAGTTCCAACCATCATTTCTTTTTTTACAAGCTGTGGTGTGAAAATTTCTTCAAAATCTTCTTCTTGAGTGTGAACATCAATCATAAAAGCAATTAACGCTCTTTCCAATCTAGCAGCCGCATTTTTATAAACTGTAAATCTTGAACCACCAAGTTTCGCACCTCTTTCAAAATCTAAAATTCCTAAATTTACTCCCAATTCATCGTGAGATTTTGGCTCAAAATCAAATTCTCTTGGAGCTCCCCATTTTCTAATTTCGACATTATCATCTTCATCTTTTCCAATTGGAGTTGACTCGTGTAATTTATTAGGAATTGTATAGGTAAGTTGAACTTGTTTTTCTTCAATTTCAGCCACTTTTTGATCCAATTCCTTAATTTTTGCACTTACAGTTTGCATTCTGGCTAGCAATTCAGCAGGATCTTTTCCTTCTTGCTTATATTTTCCAATTAATGAACTTGATTCATTTCTTTCCTTTTTCAGCATTTCAACTTCTTGAAGTAAATTTCTTCTGTCTTCATCAAGTTTTAACAATGAATCCAAATCAAAGTCACTATTTCTATTTTTCAAATATTCCTTAATTTTATCAGCATTTTCCCTTATGTATCTCATTTCTAACATAGTTCTTTTATTTCCTTTCTTACATTTATATATATTTTATTTAATAAAACTGTTTTATAAATTTTTATTTTGTTTTTTAATTAAAAAAATATTTACTAATAACAATTAATTTATAAAGAATTAAATACTTTCAATATATTTATACAATATTTTTTTACTTTCACTCAAATTTTGAAAATCATAACTTTTATAAAATTTCATTTTCTTCACATTTTGAATATTATACTTTTCCACAATTTTATCAAAGTTCTCCACATAAATTTTTTTATAAAGTTCATCAACTTGGTTTTCCATAAAATAATTTAAGCTTTCCGTATTTTCAAAATTTAAAAATGTTAAATCAGATTTTGTAAAATAATTTAAGATATTCTTTATTATCTCATCTATTTTATCATGAATTTCATTAAATTTCGAATTATTTTCAATTTTAATTTTTTCTATCATTTTTTCTGCAAAAAAAGTTTTCACAAATTTATTTACATCCATTGAAATCAAAGAATAATTATATAAAATTTCAAAAAATTTACTTTTATCTCGATACAACAGTTCATTACCTAATTTTACTGCAAAAATTGACTCCTATTAAAAATACTTCTTCTAAATCCATCTACCAATTTTGACATTTTAATTTTGCTTATTCTTCCTATTTTTTTCCCTTTTTCCTTAAATGTTTCCAAAAACTGTTCATTTACAATTTTTTTTATATTTTCATTTTCCTTATTTTCATCAAAATAAATATATGCCAATTCTAGTATAAACGATGGCTCTTTTATATTTATTTTAAAATTTTTATCAAGCTGGAAATATTTTCGTTTTTCAAAATTATTTTTATATTTCAGAATAAATTGTGAAAAATTTTCTGTATCTAAAAATACATTTTTACTTTCTAGCTTTTTATTTTCAGTCAAAATTTAATTCCTCCCTCCTGCTTCATTTTCTAATCTTTGTAAAAAGCCTAAAATTTCTAATAATTACAATATTTTTATATTTGATTTTTATAACTTTTATTTGTAAAATTTTGATTTCACAAAAATCTTAAATTCACTTTATTTTTCAACAATTTTAAATTCCATTTTCAAAATCAATAAATTTTCTATATTTTCATCAATTTTCACAATATCCTTTTCTGTTGTCAAAACATAATCGTAGTTTTTGGATTTTTTCTTTATTTCCAAAATTTCCTCATTTGTATAAACGTGATGATCTGAAAATTTTATTTCTTCAATATTATTCGGATTCAATTTTTTTATTGTTTGATAAAATACGGCTGGATTAGCAATTGAAGAAAAAATCAGCACATTTTTATTTTTAATAATTTCCAATGGAAATTTTTCATTTCTTATATTGTTTTTATTATTCATTTTACCAAACTTTTTCTTATTTTCAAAATTTAATTTGTAAAAATAACTTTCCTCAAAAGTGGCAACAGAAATCG
This window encodes:
- the serS gene encoding serine--tRNA ligase, with protein sequence MLEMRYIRENADKIKEYLKNRNSDFDLDSLLKLDEDRRNLLQEVEMLKKERNESSSLIGKYKQEGKDPAELLARMQTVSAKIKELDQKVAEIEEKQVQLTYTIPNKLHESTPIGKDEDDNVEIRKWGAPREFDFEPKSHDELGVNLGILDFERGAKLGGSRFTVYKNAAARLERALIAFMIDVHTQEEDFEEIFTPQLVKKEMMVGTGQLPKFAEDAYKIEGEEMYLIPTAEVTLTNLHNGEILDEEELPKHYCGYTACFRKEAGSGGRDLKGLIRQHQFNKVEMVKIVKPETSYDELESMVNSAEKILQKLNLPYRVISLCSGDIGFSAAKTYDLEVWVPSQNKYREISSCSNTEDFQARRAMIKYRDKETKKSHFVHTLNGSGLAVGRTLLAIMENYQQDDGSIVIPEVLVPYMGGMTVIK